GGGAGTGTTTTATTGGACTTCATCGCGCCGCTAATAGCTGCCACAATCAGGTGCAGCCGACCCGAAATGGAAGCAGCCTCCTTCTACAGGTGTTTAAAAGAGGTGTTGACATTAACGTAAAATACCAGCAACATGTTGTTGCGGAAGTACTGAAAGTAGACATGGAGGTCGGATTAAATAAgatgtgcttcttcctactccttttcggacatgttgaactgtgtAAACATGGGATGTACTTCAGTGCAGCTTGTTTAGCAGGTCTCCGCTACTTACAAGCTAGTGACGTTCCAGAAGGTTGTTCATATCTTGAATAGTTTTCTGTCGCTATTAGCGCCTGTTCCCTCCGTCTGCGTGGCCACAAACTGGCGTGGGTTGCGGCAAAACGGACTAAACCCCAATCAGAAACTCAAAACTGGGACTTGTGGAACAATTGCAAACGACATTTTCACTAACACGACACTACAGTCATGTCCAACCCCAACCTTCCTAATTAGGGTAGCTTCTGTAAACCGTTATCTTTACCATTACCCTAACCTTGAACATTACCTTCACCCTTACTTTCACCTTCACCATTATCCTTACCTTGAccattacttttacttttaccttgactaTTATCTTTACTCTCACCATTACCCTTACCAATACCTTTAACCTTACCTTGACTATTACCTTTACCATTATCTTTACAGTTGCCTTTACCATTACCCTTACCTTGAACCTACCATTACCTTGACTATTACCCTTACCTTGACCATTACCTTTACATTAAAAGTATTTCTTCATATGCTGTAGTTGTAGGTGGGGAACGCTCTTCTTGTCAACTAACATCAGTTTCTTCTTTGCTTTCTCAAATTTCTACTTCTTTTCAggtcaaaaatgaataaaatgaaacaagaaaacaataaaaaaaatggaaaaccctgcaaaaatacaaaaagaaaaagttgagatgttgatactaataaaacTACTACTGATAATAACACTTTGTCAACTATAAGAAAAGATGAGGTTTTCTTGTCATCTCTACGCTGGACTAATTTTCAACCTCTTATGAAAATTTAAAATACCAGCATGGCCCCAGCAAGATTTTTAGTACCTGCCATTGGTGGAAGAAGTTAGGACATCCCTGCAGGAAATTAGTAAGCGGCATCTACTGGCATCATCTGGTATTGTTTTTACTGAGGGAGAAACGGGAGGCGTTTCTTTCAGGTGCGGTGTTTACTAATGGAAGTAGATGACGCACCTGGTGGTTATTTGAGGCATGGTGTTCATTTAGTTACATGCTATTGGTGCTTGAAAACACCCACAAAAAGTGTAGCATCATCATTTTGTTATCAGACAACTtcttggttcatggaggatgatggACAGATGGACGGTGCCGAAAGGACTCTGGGGGGTAGGATGTGGACGCTTTCACTGATGCCATAAATTCCTGCATCAAGGTGGAAGAATCCTGTTCAAAGCAGCTCATGGAGGCCTTTTGGTTTTTTGCTGGGTGGTGTTAGCTTTCATGTGTAAAGTTTCGGACAAGAGCACATTCCAAGATGTCTCGCTTTTGAAGGTCAAGCCTTCAGACGacgtgtgtgttgcgtgtgtgtgtgcctgcgtTCCATCTTCCTCCGTGAGGAAGCAGAGGGCGACCTTGCGGTACTTGGTAGAGTTTTTCCACAGGTTGTGCCAAGATTTTAAGGCCATACTTGAGCGGTTAAAGCTCATAAAGTGCAGGCCTCCAGTAAAAActcccttttttaaaaaaaacgtagtAATTGCGCCACTTAGCTTAAATGGCATCAAGCGTGTTTTGCATGGCGGAAAGTAACgccgtctctctctctccctctctctctctttggcTCCCCAGCTGATACGTCTTGGGAGTGATGCACTGGCTTCCcctggttgccatggtgattgCCTCGGCTCTGCCCTTCCCTCACAAGCTCGTGTCCAGGAGCGCCGCCGCTGCCGCCAGTGTGGAGCCCGGCTTCAGAGACCGCCGCGAGCGGCGTCGCCAAGCGGACGACAACTTCCAAGGAAATGCCTCGCTAAAGGACTACGACGACAACGACATGGCCGCCACCCTCGGCCAGGAACACCTCAACAACCTCACAACTTTGGTCCGGACCTTCTCGCCTGACAGCAGCGTCAGTTTGGACGTTCCTGAGAGGAGATCTCTCCCAAAGAACTTCACAGCTGAGCGCAGCAGCCGAGAAGACCGCCTCAGTCTGGGGGACGGTTTTCGGGACTCGAGACCCACACCAGCTTCTGTGCTAGAAACCCAAATAGGCGAGAGTCCTGCTGCTGGTCTGAGGAGTTCCAGACAAGCAGAGCCAACTGTTCCGTCAACGAAGGGCGCCACATCGATGCCCCCGGTTGAGGGCACCCTGGAGGCGGGACCGGGAACTGCACTGGACACCATCCTGGAAGGCGACGACATGTTTTTGGACGCACACCCACGAGTCCTGTTCTCAGCCTCTGCGTCGCCGCCGGCGCACCCCCCTCTGCTCCTCATGCTGGAGACCGGCCTGCTGGAGGAGGACACGGACGAACCGGAGGACCTGGACCGACACATCGAGGGTCACGGGGATCGAGCGATCGACAGGAGCCCGGGTTGGGCCAATGCGTCGGCATTGCCGGCCGATGCGGCCCGCCCTGTCAGGAGGGACAAGCGCTCGCATTTGACTGACAGGCGGCGTGGCGAGAAGTCCGTGTGTGAGTCAGAAAGCGTGTGGGTCACCGACAAGAAGACCGCCATCGACTCGCACGGCCAGACGGTCACCATCTTGCAGGAGATCCAGACCCAGACGGGACCGATCAAACAGTACTTCTATGAGACGCGGTGCCGCCAGGCCGAGCAGCAGAGCCCTGCCGGGCGCCCGCCGGGTTCCAGGGGGCCGCCCTCCAAGCCCACGGGCGTGGCCGGCGCCGGCTGCTTGGGCGTGGACAAGAAGCAGTGGGTGAGCGAGTGCAAGGCCAAGCAGTCGTTTGTGCGTGCGCTCACTAAGGACGCCAACAACAGGACGGGATGGAGGTGGATCCGCATCAACTCGTCTTGCGTGTGCGTGCTGCTGTCCAGAGCCAATCAGATACTGGGGAGGGAGGTCTTGGCAAGGAGGGGGCGGGgctaaagaaacaaaaacctCAAAGAcctcagacttttttttttttaaaatacgatTTATCTTTCACCATCTAAGTTATTAGTATGTAAGCATGATATTAATATATTCCTACATGTACGACATGACCCCAGTACACGTGTATGTATGCTTGTATATTTATAGAGGAGTGACGCCTCCTACTGAGGCTCCACGGTAGTGCTCCATGAATGTTGTAGAAGGGAGCATGTTTTTAGATTCCAGCTGATAAAGTGTGGGCTCAAAGTGGCTGAGGATGCAATGAATGTTGACATCAGCAAGTTTGAGCATCCCACCAAGCGTGCAAATAAAGGATCTTTGTACGTAGTAGACAGTGCTTGATAGCTCCATCAGTGTGTGTTGGTGTCTGTTAGCGATCCAATTTAGGAATGCATGTGGATTAACACACAGATCAAGTGTATGGGGGGGCAGGGTGGGGTACATGACATCATCACATTTGCATAATTGtcatgatgtacagtatgtcattttAATGGACGCAAACAAAAAGGAagcaaaaaaacctgaaaagtgtttagaaatacaaatgaactttcttctctcgcttctttttgttgttttttttttttaatgtcacaagcaagacagagctgcctgtgagtgcttttggGGGAGGGGCTGCTCATTGAGAAAAGCCATGTGTGCGTTCATGTTAAGGCAGGGGAGTccacagtgcggcccggggACATTTGTGGcggctgtttttattggcccccagcacattctaaaaatcaaatttaacaagaaaattcaaacaaaaaaaaaaacaaaaaaaagacaaaagtggaaaaatgagcagtaattttacaa
This genomic interval from Dunckerocampus dactyliophorus isolate RoL2022-P2 chromosome 18, RoL_Ddac_1.1, whole genome shotgun sequence contains the following:
- the LOC129171760 gene encoding venom nerve growth factor yields the protein MHWLPLVAMVIASALPFPHKLVSRSAAAAASVEPGFRDRRERRRQADDNFQGNASLKDYDDNDMAATLGQEHLNNLTTLVRTFSPDSSVSLDVPERRSLPKNFTAERSSREDRLSLGDGFRDSRPTPASVLETQIGESPAAGLRSSRQAEPTVPSTKGATSMPPVEGTLEAGPGTALDTILEGDDMFLDAHPRVLFSASASPPAHPPLLLMLETGLLEEDTDEPEDLDRHIEGHGDRAIDRSPGWANASALPADAARPVRRDKRSHLTDRRRGEKSVCESESVWVTDKKTAIDSHGQTVTILQEIQTQTGPIKQYFYETRCRQAEQQSPAGRPPGSRGPPSKPTGVAGAGCLGVDKKQWVSECKAKQSFVRALTKDANNRTGWRWIRINSSCVCVLLSRANQILGREVLARRGRG